The genomic segment CGGGTCAAACTGGCCAAAGAGCTTTCCCGCGTGGCTACCGGCGATACGGTTTACATTTTAGACGAGCCAACCACCGGCCTGCACTTTGCCGACATTCAAAAATTGCTCGACGTGCTGCACCGCCTGACCGATGCGGGCAATACCGTGATTGTGATTGAGCACAATCTGGATGTCATCAAAAGCGCGGATTGGATCATTGACCTCGGCCCGGAGGGCGGCGACGAGGGCGGGCGCGTCATTGCCACCGGCACGCCGGAAATGTTAACTCAGGCGGCCGAGAGTTACACCGGCCGGTTTTTGCAGAAGGTCTTGAGTCAAGATGAAGCGGCCGGGGTCAGGTGGGTGCCGGAGGAAAGTCAGGTGGCCCTGGAGCAGATGAAGTTGTAGTCCTAAACCGCAAACTTACCCCAAAACTGAAATGCTCCCCATACTCAGTAGATCAAAAATGTTTGTTTGTAGTCGGTATTTTAATGCCTAAAAAGCGCACTGAAGTTCGTTGCTACCAGCCAAAATTTGGATCTACTGATACTTTTTATTCACTATACTTCCAGGCAAAATTATGCTAAGATAGATATAGGCATCCCCCTTGATTTACTCCATTGGGCATAACGGGGCAAAAAACGCAATGACTACCATTTTACTGGTTGAAGATGAAATTGGTCTGGCTAAAGTCATTATCGAGGAATTGGAACAAGGCGACTACGAGGTGCTGCACGCCGCTGATGGAGTGACGGCGCTGCACCTGCACGAGCAGCAGCAGGTTGACTTGATTATCCTCGACTGGATGATCCCCGCCCTGGACGGCCTGGAAGTGCTGCGCCGTCTGCGCCGGGTTTCGCTGGTGCCGGTGCTCATGTTAACCGCCCGCGCCGACGAATCCGACCGGGTGATTGGCCTGGAACTTGGCGCCGACGATTATTTGACCAAGCCGTTTAGCATGCGCGAGTTGGTGGCCCGCGTCCATGCCCTGCTGCGCCGGGTAGAACGGGTGCAGCGAATTGTTAACGAGGACCGGGCCAAAAGCAAGCTGTCTATTACCTATCAAAGTCTGGCCCTGGACCCCAACCAATACCGGGTGACTGTTGGCGACAATCTGGTTGACCTGACCCGCCTGGAGTTTGATTTGCTGCACCTGCTTTTGCGCAATCCGGGCCGCGTTTTTAGTCGGGTGTATCTGCTGGACACGGTGTGGGACGAGGTGTACGTAGGCGGCGACCGTTCGGTAGATAACGCCATGCTGCGCCTGCGCAAAAAGCTGGGCGACATGGGTGACGTTATCGAAACTGTGTGGGGGGTGGGGTATCGGCTGAGAAAGAAAGAATGAAGACAAAGTATGTGTTGCTTTATCTTTTGCTGCTCATTTTTCCGGCGACCGTCCAGGCGCAAGGGCCGCCGCCGGCCCGTTTTGAGCGCATTTCTACCGAGCAGGGACTCTCGCAGGTAGCCGTATACTGTATCTTTCAAGATAGCCGGGGCCTGATGTGGTTTGGCACCGAAGACGGCCTGAACAAATACGATGGCTACACCTTTACCGTTTACAAGCGCGACCTGGACGACCCCCACAGCTTGAGCGCCAATATAGTCAGCGCGATTTACGAAGACTCCGGCGGCGCTCTCTGGATTGGCACGCTTGGCAGCGGGCTGAACAAATTTGACCGCGCCACCGAACAATTTACATCTTACCAATCCAACCCTCACAACCCCCACAGCCTAAATGATAATTTTGTCACCGCCATTCACCAAGACGCCACCGGCATGCTCTGGATTGGCACTGAAAGCAATGGCCTTAGCCGGTTTGATCCCCACACCGAACAATTTACCCCTTACCGGCCCGATACCCATACCTCTTCTAATTTGAGCCACAGCTACATTTCCTCGATTGTTGCAGATGCCGCCGGAATGCTCTGGATTGGCACCTGGGGCGCGGGATTGGGTAAACTTGACCCCGCCACCGGCGGGTTTATCCTTTACCGGCACCACCCGGTCAACCCGCATAGTTTGAGTGATAATGACATTGCCGCCGTTTACGCCGGTCAAAACGGCTTTATCTGGGTGGCTACTTTGAGCGGCGGACTCAATAAACTTGACCCTGCGACCGGCCGGTTCATCACCTATCGGTACGATTTTGATGATCCCCACAGTCTCAGCCAAAATGAAGTGACGGCCCTTTACCAGGATTCAACCGGCACGCTCTGGGTGGGAACTGCTTCCGGGGGGGTGAATGAACTTGATCCAAAAACCGGGCAATTTACCCACTACTACCATGATCCGCTTGACCCCCACAGTTTAAGCTACGACGCCATCAATGTCGTTTACCAGGATCGCTCCGGTGTGCTCTGGATTGGCACCTCTGTGGCCGGGCTGAACAAACTTGACCTCAAGGCCAGGCGTTTCACCCATTACCGGCATCACCCTGCCGACCCTCACAGCCTGAGCAGCAATACGGTGTGGGCCTTACGCCAGGACTCTGCCGGTACGCTTTGGGTGGGCGCCAGCGGCCCCACCGGCGGCTTGAACCGGCTGGAGCCGGGTCAGCAGCAGTTCCGTCATTACCAGCCCGATCCCACCGACCCTTATAGCCTGAGCGCCGCCGCCGTGCTGACCATTTACGAAGATCGGGCCGGCGCCCTCTGGATTGGCACCTGGGACGGCGGCCTCAACCAACTGGCCGACCGCAACACCGGACGCTTTGTCCGTTACCAACCTGACCCTACCAACCCCCACAGCCTGGGTGATAAGGTGGTGTCGGCCATTCACGAAGACTCAACCGGCGCGCTCTGGGTGGGCACTTTTTTTGCCGGGCTTGACCGGCTGGACCGGGCGACAGGGCAATTTGCCCATTACCGCCACCACCCCACCGATCCCCATAGCCTCAGCAGCAACACCATTTTATGTCTCCACGAAGACTCAACCGGCCTGCTGTGGGTGGGCACCAACGATGGTCTGAACCGCTTCGACCGTGAAACCGAAACCTTTACCCGCTACTACTACGACCCCTCTGATCCCCACAGTTTGAGTTCTAACGCCATTGCGGTGATGTTTGAAGACCCCACCGGCACGCTCTGGCTTGGCACCGACGATGGTTTGAACAAATTCCACCGGGACACCAACAGCTTTAGCCATTACACCGAAAAAGATGGCCTGGCCAACGACGCCATCGCCGGGATATTGGCGGATGAGAATGGTAATTTATGGCTTAGTTCCAGCAAAGGGTTGTCAAAACTCAACCCCCGCACCGGCGAGATTAAAAACTACGACGCGCAAGATGGGCTACAGAGCAACGAGTTCAACCGGGGCGCGTATGCCCGGGGTCAAAATGGCGAAATGTTTTTTGGCGGCGTCAACGGTTTTAATGTGTTTTACCCGGCCAACATTATAGATAATCCCCACGTTCCGCCGGTCATCATCAGCGACTTTCAACTATTCAATAACCCTGTGCCTATCGCCGGCGATTCGCCCCTGGCGCAAGCTATCGGCGAGACCAACAACCTCACCCTCACTTATCGGGACCGCGTTTTTTCATTTGAGTTTGCCGCCCTCGACTACACCAGCCCTGCCAAAAATCAATATGCCTACAAATTGGCCGGCTTTGAGCAGGATTGGCATTACGTTGACAGCGCGCGGCGTTTTGTCACGTATGTTAATGTCCCGCCGGGCATATATACCTTTCGGGTCAAAGGCTCCAACAACGACGGCGTCTGGAACGAAGAAGGCGCCTCGCTTGGCCTTACGGTAACGCCCCCGCCCTGGCAAACCTGGTGGGCCTACACGCTCTACGCCATCGTAGCGGTTTTGTTGGGGCTGGGCGCTTTTCGTTTGCGCACCAGAAGCCTGGCACGAAAACATTTGGCACAGACCATGTGGGCCGTGCAAAAAGAACGAGACAGAATCGCCGCTTTGCTTGAATCGCGCCGCCAACTGGTGGCCTCTATCTCGCATGACCTGCGCGCGCCGGTGGCCATAGTGCGCGGCCACCTGGAATCTTTGGGACAAAAGACCCTGGAGGTTTCTAAAACCTCTAGGGTCTCCCTGGAGGTTATGCTGCAAGAGCTTGACCGCCTGCAAGCCTTGCTTGACGACCTGTTTACCCTATCGCGTTTGGAAGTGGATCAATTAACCGTGCGCTCAACACCGACAAACGTGGTGGCCGTAGCGCGACAGGCGGTTAAAACCGTTGACTTCCAGGCCTGGGAACAGGGCAAAGTGTCCGTCACTCTGGAAACAGAGGCCGGCGAACTGTGGGCGCTGGCCGACAAACGGCGGCTGCTGCAAGCGTTGATGAATCTGTTGCACAACGGCACGCGCCATACTTTGCCGGGCGGTATCGTGGTCGTCAGTTTGGAAGAGCAGCCGGAGACCGTCACCATTAACGTGCAGGATACCGGCGAGGGCATTGACCCCGCCGATTTGCCCCACATTTGGGACCGCTTCTACCGGGGCCGGAGTTGCGCCGGCGGTGGCACGGGCCTGGGCCTGGCCCTGGTCAAACAATTAACCGAGGCGATGGGCGGCGCGGTTGATGTGTGCAGCACCCCCGGCGAAGGCAGTTGCTTCAGTATTATCCTCCCTCGTCAGCAATGAGAGATTAGAAAGTAGAAATTAGAAAATAGAAGTTGGAAAAATTTCTCCTTTCTTCTTCCCCTTCCTCTTGGGTAGGCCCAAGGTACTATCCCTACCCCCAATTATTGAGTCATCCCCAAAACTGCGACAATTTTGCGACAATTTTGCGATATTCTCGTGACATTTAAGCGGTATGCTACAGGTAAAAGCTTTTTGCTTATTTTTTGTCATGTCATTCTCTGAGCGAAGCGAAGAATCTCCACCGAGTCGGCGGGGATTCTTCACTCCGCTACGCTCCGTTCAGAGCAACTGAGGGAAGTTATTCTTTTACGAATCCTTAGAAAAGCCAGGAGGAACAAAATGAAACACAAAAACTTATTGAAACTATTGTTGATTTGGGTAATAGCCCTGGCCGCGACGATGGCCCTGCTGTTTTTGCTGCGCGGGCCAACGCCGGCCATTGCCGATCCCATTATCCGTTGTGTGGCCCCCTCGGGTTCGTGTGGCCTCTCCACATGCCAGATTAGCGCCTTTCGCTGTCTCACGACCATCCAGGCCGCCGTAGATGCCGCTAACGACGGCGACGAGATTTGGGTGGAGCAGGGAACCTATCACCTCCAGGGCAAGGCGAGGCAGGTGGTCTACATCAGCAAAACGGTCACCATCCGTGGAGGCTACGACAACGGTTTCCAACAATCCTTCCCCCTGACCCAACCCACGGTGGTGGACGCCCAGGGGAACGGGCGGGGCCTCTACATTGACGGCAGCAGCGGCAATATCTCGCCCACCGTCGAGGGGCTGTGGATTACGGGCGGCAACGCCTCCAACGCCCTTATTAACAATGGCCTGGGCGGCGGTATCTATAGCGATGATGCTACCCCCATCATTGCCGGCAACATCATCAGCAACAACATTGCCTATACCAGCACCAGTAGCTTTGGGGCTGGCGGCGGTATCTACGTGCACGATTCACCCGGCAGCGCCGTTATCTCGGCTAACCAGGTGATCTCAAACGTCGCCAACACATCCTCTGGTGGAGAGGGCGGTGGTATCTACGTGAATGGTTCACCTGGAGTACAGGTGGTCAACAACGTAGTTC from the Anaerolineae bacterium genome contains:
- a CDS encoding response regulator transcription factor, with the protein product MTTILLVEDEIGLAKVIIEELEQGDYEVLHAADGVTALHLHEQQQVDLIILDWMIPALDGLEVLRRLRRVSLVPVLMLTARADESDRVIGLELGADDYLTKPFSMRELVARVHALLRRVERVQRIVNEDRAKSKLSITYQSLALDPNQYRVTVGDNLVDLTRLEFDLLHLLLRNPGRVFSRVYLLDTVWDEVYVGGDRSVDNAMLRLRKKLGDMGDVIETVWGVGYRLRKKE
- a CDS encoding histidine kinase translates to MKTKYVLLYLLLLIFPATVQAQGPPPARFERISTEQGLSQVAVYCIFQDSRGLMWFGTEDGLNKYDGYTFTVYKRDLDDPHSLSANIVSAIYEDSGGALWIGTLGSGLNKFDRATEQFTSYQSNPHNPHSLNDNFVTAIHQDATGMLWIGTESNGLSRFDPHTEQFTPYRPDTHTSSNLSHSYISSIVADAAGMLWIGTWGAGLGKLDPATGGFILYRHHPVNPHSLSDNDIAAVYAGQNGFIWVATLSGGLNKLDPATGRFITYRYDFDDPHSLSQNEVTALYQDSTGTLWVGTASGGVNELDPKTGQFTHYYHDPLDPHSLSYDAINVVYQDRSGVLWIGTSVAGLNKLDLKARRFTHYRHHPADPHSLSSNTVWALRQDSAGTLWVGASGPTGGLNRLEPGQQQFRHYQPDPTDPYSLSAAAVLTIYEDRAGALWIGTWDGGLNQLADRNTGRFVRYQPDPTNPHSLGDKVVSAIHEDSTGALWVGTFFAGLDRLDRATGQFAHYRHHPTDPHSLSSNTILCLHEDSTGLLWVGTNDGLNRFDRETETFTRYYYDPSDPHSLSSNAIAVMFEDPTGTLWLGTDDGLNKFHRDTNSFSHYTEKDGLANDAIAGILADENGNLWLSSSKGLSKLNPRTGEIKNYDAQDGLQSNEFNRGAYARGQNGEMFFGGVNGFNVFYPANIIDNPHVPPVIISDFQLFNNPVPIAGDSPLAQAIGETNNLTLTYRDRVFSFEFAALDYTSPAKNQYAYKLAGFEQDWHYVDSARRFVTYVNVPPGIYTFRVKGSNNDGVWNEEGASLGLTVTPPPWQTWWAYTLYAIVAVLLGLGAFRLRTRSLARKHLAQTMWAVQKERDRIAALLESRRQLVASISHDLRAPVAIVRGHLESLGQKTLEVSKTSRVSLEVMLQELDRLQALLDDLFTLSRLEVDQLTVRSTPTNVVAVARQAVKTVDFQAWEQGKVSVTLETEAGELWALADKRRLLQALMNLLHNGTRHTLPGGIVVVSLEEQPETVTINVQDTGEGIDPADLPHIWDRFYRGRSCAGGGTGLGLALVKQLTEAMGGAVDVCSTPGEGSCFSIILPRQQ